Genomic segment of Thiomonas sp. FB-Cd:
CTTTGAGGCTCGCCATGTGCGGCCAAGTAGGCAGGTGCGGCATAAAGTCCGCTGGGAAATGCGGCCAGCCTGCGAGCGGCCAGCAAGCTGTCGTCGGGCAACGCGCCCATGCGCACAACGACATCAAAACCCTCACTCAACAAGTCCACGCGACGGGGAGACAAATCCAGCTCGAGGGCAATGGCTGGATGCAGTGCGACGAACGCGGCCAGCGTGTCGGCCAACAGCAAGTTGGCGAAGTCACTTGGCATGGATACACGCAGCCGGCCCGTGGGTATCGCCTGGCGATGCTCGCTCAGCGCGGTCACCGCATCCACCTCGGCCGCGACCTGGCGCGCATGCTCGAGCAGCTGCCCGCCCAATTCGGTCAAGGCCTGGCGGCGCGTCGTTCGCAACAGAAGGCGCTCGCCCAAGCGCGCCTCCAGGCCCGCCAACCGACGCGACACCGTGGACTTGGGCATGCCGAGCCGATCGGCAGCGCGGCTGAAGCTGCCAAGTTCAGCCACGATCGCAAAGATGAGCAGGTCGTTCGGGTCGACATGACGGAATGATTGTTCCATAGGCGGAACAATATTAACCGTTTTCATGGCTTTCATGTCCCTAAAGAGACGAATAAAGTGGATGCCTCTCCGCAATCCCTCATGAAAACAGACCAAGGTATCCGCATGAACATTCTGCAAGTCAATGCCAGTGCCCGCCGCGAAGGCTCCAATTCCACGCGCGTAGCCAACACCATCGTGGCTCACCTGCAAGCACGCAACCCCGTGGCGCGGGTGACCATCCGCGACCTGGCCATCACGCCCCACCCCCTATTGGACGAACGCGCCCTAGGCGCACTGTTCACCCCGGCCGAGCAGCGCAGCCCGGAACAAGCCGAGCGTGTGGCTCTGGACGACGCGCTGATCGCCGAGATCCAGCAACACGACACGATCGTGCTTGGCGTACCCATGTACAACTTTGGCATTCCGGTTCAGCTCAAGAACTGGATTGACGCCATTGCGAGGGCAGGCGTGACGTTCCGGTATTCAGAGCAAGGACCCGAAGGCCTTTTGGCAGGCAAGACGGTGTATGTGGCCTTGGCACGCGGCGGCCGCTACCGCAACACGCCGAACGACTCCCAAGTCCCCTACCTGAAAACCGTGCTGGGTTTCCTGGGCATGACCGACGTGCGCTTCATCTATGCCGAAGGTTTGGCCATGGGCCCGGAAGCGCTTGAAAGAGGTCTTGCCGAAGCCCAGGCCGACATGAAAGCCGCCGTAGCCTGATTGCCGCCTTGAAAGCCGGCGTGCGGGTTGCCCCGCATCCTGTACACCCGAACCCGAAAGCTCCGCACCATGCACACACCGTCTGACCGCCAAGCCGTGCACCAACCGCGCCGCGTGGAGCGCCTGATCGCGGGCCAGGCCACCTCCGACGGCGCGGGCGTCAAGCTCACCCGCGTGCTCACCCAATCCCTCCAGCGCCGGCTCGATCCGTTCCTGATGCTGGACGCCTTCGGAAGCGACAATCCTGAGGACTACATTGCCGGCTTCCCCGACCACCCCCATCGCGGCTTTGAAACCGTGACCTACATGATTGCCGGTCGCATGCTGCACCGCGACAGCGCCGGCCACGAAGGGCTGCTGGAAAATGGCGGAGTGCAATGGATGACCGCCGGTCGTGGCGTCATCCACTCCGAGATCCCACAGCAGGAAGACGGCGTGATGGAAGGGTTCCAGCTTTGGCTGAACCTGCCGGCGCGCGACAAAATGCGCGCTCCCTGGTATCGTGATTTCAAGGCGGATGAATTGCCCAAATTCGTGTCGGCGCAAGGTGTCGCGGTCACCGTGATCGCCGGTACAAGCGGCGAGGTCACCGGCGCCGTCACGCGCGAAGCCACCGCGCCGCTGTACCTCGACTTGCACCTGCCGGCCGGATCGCAGTTCGCGCAAATCGTGCCACCCACGCACAACGCCTTTGTCTACGTGTACCGCGGCGAAATCCGGATCGGGGGCCAGGCCGTCCCCGCGCAGCGCATGGCTTTGCTCGCCAACGACACATCCGCCGACGGCGTGGTGATTGAGGCTCCAGGTTCTGCCAGAGCCCTGCTCATTGCGGGCCACCCGCTGAACGAACCGATTGCCCAATACGGCCCGTTCGTCATGAACACCAATCAAGAAATCTATCAGGCACTCAGCGACTTCCGCGACGGACGCCTGGGGGAGGCCGCCAGCCCTGCGCCTGGCGATAAATCGATCAAATAGAACGAAAACGGAGGTTTGGTTCAGGCGCGCGCCCCTGCGCGGGACGTCAAAGCGCGTTGCGGCTGACCATCATCCGCGAGCGATGCACGGGCGCGGCACACCGTCACATGCTTCCCGCCTTCGTCATGCGGCATCCGGTGGATGCATACGCCCGAGGCTCGTCGCGGACGTTCGTCGACGCAATGCACACCGCATGGGTCGCTGAGGCCGTGGATTGCGCGCGCCGCGCCATCGATCCATGCGGCGCATGCTGGCAACCAGCGGCAACCCGCAGCAAAAGCGTTCCCCATGACGATGCCGCAATACGGCGCATACCCAGCCACGCTATCCTCAGACCCATGCACGAAATCCTCAAGGTTTCAAATCTCTCCAAGACGTATGCCTCCGGCTTTCATGCCTTGAAGGGCATCAATCTGACCATTCGCAGCGGCGAGATCTTCGCGTTGCTCGGGCCCAATGGCGCAGGCAAGACGACCCTGATCAGCATCATCTGCGGCATCGTCAATCCGAGTGCGGGTTCGGTGACCGTCGACGGCCACGACATCCTGCGTGAGTACCGCGCAGCTCGGTCCCTGATCGGACTGGTTCCGCAAGAACTGACGACGGATGCCTTCGAGACGGTATGGGCGACGGTCTCCTTCAGCCGCGGCTTATTCGGCAAGCCCCGCAATCCCCGATATGTCGAGACGGTCCTGAAATCCCTCTCTTTATGGGACAAGAAGGACAACAGGATCATGACTCTTTCAGGGGGCATGAAGCGCCGCGTACTCATCGCCAAGGCGCTCGCCCACGAGCCGAAAATCCTGTTCCTGGACGAGCCGACGGCCGGTGTCGATGTCGAGCTCCGACGCGACATGTGGCAGCTGGTGCGTGAACTGCGCGACACAGGAGTGACCGTGATCCTGACGACCCACTACATCGAGGAGGCCGAAGAGATGGCCGATCGCATCGGCGTCATGAGCAAGGGGGAGCTGATCCTCGTGAAGAACAAGAAAGACCTGATGCACGAACTCGGCAAGAAGCAACTCGAGCTGCAGCTGCAACAGCCTTTGCCGAACCTACCTGCCGCACTCTCGATCTATCCCCTGGAGCTGTCGAAGGATGGGCTTGAGTTGACATACACGTATGACGCCCAGGACGAGAGCGTCGGCATTGGGGTGCTCTTGAAAGCTCTGAGCGATGCGGGAATCCAGTTCAAGGATTTGCACACAACGCAGTCTTCCCTTGAAGATATCTTTGTGGGCTTGGTGAGAGAACCTCAATGAACCTCCATGCAGTTCGTACGATCTACGCGTTCGAGATGGCGCGCGCCAGGCGAACCATGATGCAAAGCATCCTTTCCCCCGTGATTTCAACATCGCTCTATTTCGTCGTCTTCGGAGCAGCACTCGGCTCACGGATCCCGACCGTCGGCTCGATCAGCTACGGCGCGTTTATCGTGCCGGGGCTCGTCATGCTGTCCCTGCTGACGCAGAGCATCTCGAATGCGTCCTTCGGCATCTATTTTCCCAAGTTCAGCGGCACGATCTATGAACTCCTGTCGGCGCCCGTGTCCTATGTCGAGATCGTCCTGAGTTACGTTGGCGCTGCCGCGTCGAAGTCCATTGCCCTTGGACTCATCATCCTTGCAACGGCGGGCCTCTTCGTTCCATTGCGCGTCGAGCACCCGCTATGGATGCTCACCTTCCTCGTCTTGACAGCGGTCACGTTCAGCCTTGTGGGTTTCATCATCGGCATATGGGCAGACGGGTTTGAAAAGCTGCAGGTCGTGCCGCTTCTGATCGTGACCCCGTTGACGTTCCTCGGCGGGAGCTTCTACTCGATCGACATGCTGCCTCCCCTGTGGCGCACGGTGGCGTTGTTTGATCCCGTGGTGTACCTGATCAGCGGATTTCGCTGGAGCTTTTACGGGATCGCGGACGTCAACGTGGGCATCAGTCTTGGGATGACGGCGGCCTTCCTGGCAATCTCGCTAGCTGTCGTCGCATGGATCTTCAAGACAGGATACCGGCTCAAGGCCTAATCCGCCCTCAAACGCTGATTTGGACGGGCGCTCAGCGAGCACGGCTCCGCGCTTTGCGTCGACCGCTGCCATGCGGCCCCGATCCGGCAGCCGTCGATGTCATGCCCCAAGCGGCGCATGATTGCGCGACCTTCAACACGGCACGCCTCCTGCACCGACATCGCTTGGCGAGCATCGTTGGCCCCGGCACGGATCCTCGCGCGCATTCCACACTCTGCTCGAGCGTGCCCAGGAGCCAGCCATCGAGAATGAGGACTCAAGTGGGTCGCGGCTTGGCGCTTCGATCTGCCACGCTGACGCGCGCTTCGTTGATCGTGATGCGCGGCAGTCACATTCCAGACCACAAGGCTTGGCTATATGCTCAAGAATCCCATCGCCGATTAGGATGAGCCAATCGATCCATCGGCGGGGCTTCTCGGCGCGAACTGTGGAGGGGGCCGATCGGTCCGACCTGGGTCGTGCGAACCCGGATCGCCATCCCCGCCGAAGCTCTGTTTTCGACCATGGCAGTGAAATGCGACGCAATGCCATTGCGGTCCAACATGCACGCACGGATCACTTCACGAATCTAGGAGCCCACGATGGACCTGCAAACCGATGTGCTTGATGCCAAAGGCGCGGTGGATTTGACTTCAGAGGCCATCCTTCAACAGCTCGGCAGCAGTCTCGATGGACTGAGCCAGGCCGAGGCGCAGCAGCGCCTGATCCGTTTCGGCGCCAACAGCCTGCCCGAGGCCAAGGAGAGTCTGCTCAGAAAGCTGCTGCACTATTTTTGGGGACCCATTCCCTGGATGATCGAAATGGCTGCGCTGCTGTCGGCACTCGTGCGCCATTGGACAGATTTCGCCATCATTGTGCTTCTGCTTTTGTTCAATGCAGGGGTGGGGTTTTGGCAGGAATACAAGGCTTCGAGCGCGCTGGACGCACTGAAAAAGCAACTGGCCCTCAAGTGCCGGGTGCGCCGTGATGGCCAGTGGGTCGAGATCGATGCAGCCCAACTCGTCGTGGGCGACCTGGTGCGCGTGCGTCTGGGCGACATCCTGCCGGCAGACCTCAAGCTCCTGCAGGGGGACTTTCTGAGCGTCGATCAATCTGCGCTGACCGGCGAATCGTTGCCAGTCGATCGCAAGGCTGGCGACGTTGTGTACTCGGGTTCGATTGCCAAGCAAGGCGAGATGGTCGGCTTGGTCTTTGCCACCGGCGCGCGTACATATCTGGGGAAAACTGCCGCACTGGTGCAGAAGGCCGGCTCCGTCTCACATTTCCAGAAAGCTGTGCTCAGCATCGGCGACTATCTGATCT
This window contains:
- a CDS encoding FMN-dependent NADH-azoreductase, with protein sequence MNILQVNASARREGSNSTRVANTIVAHLQARNPVARVTIRDLAITPHPLLDERALGALFTPAEQRSPEQAERVALDDALIAEIQQHDTIVLGVPMYNFGIPVQLKNWIDAIARAGVTFRYSEQGPEGLLAGKTVYVALARGGRYRNTPNDSQVPYLKTVLGFLGMTDVRFIYAEGLAMGPEALERGLAEAQADMKAAVA
- a CDS encoding LysR family transcriptional regulator — translated: MEQSFRHVDPNDLLIFAIVAELGSFSRAADRLGMPKSTVSRRLAGLEARLGERLLLRTTRRQALTELGGQLLEHARQVAAEVDAVTALSEHRQAIPTGRLRVSMPSDFANLLLADTLAAFVALHPAIALELDLSPRRVDLLSEGFDVVVRMGALPDDSLLAARRLAAFPSGLYAAPAYLAAHGEPQSPDDLERHESVRLLSSGGEPATWTLLRGKHRWTGVPRGRASANSPELLIRLARAGAGIVGVSDYFALPDVQRGALQRVLPDWCLPSPTAWAVFPGRKLMPAKTRAFIDMLGLVLGKAEFGVSHELPHA
- a CDS encoding ABC transporter permease: MNLHAVRTIYAFEMARARRTMMQSILSPVISTSLYFVVFGAALGSRIPTVGSISYGAFIVPGLVMLSLLTQSISNASFGIYFPKFSGTIYELLSAPVSYVEIVLSYVGAAASKSIALGLIILATAGLFVPLRVEHPLWMLTFLVLTAVTFSLVGFIIGIWADGFEKLQVVPLLIVTPLTFLGGSFYSIDMLPPLWRTVALFDPVVYLISGFRWSFYGIADVNVGISLGMTAAFLAISLAVVAWIFKTGYRLKA
- a CDS encoding pirin family protein — encoded protein: MHTPSDRQAVHQPRRVERLIAGQATSDGAGVKLTRVLTQSLQRRLDPFLMLDAFGSDNPEDYIAGFPDHPHRGFETVTYMIAGRMLHRDSAGHEGLLENGGVQWMTAGRGVIHSEIPQQEDGVMEGFQLWLNLPARDKMRAPWYRDFKADELPKFVSAQGVAVTVIAGTSGEVTGAVTREATAPLYLDLHLPAGSQFAQIVPPTHNAFVYVYRGEIRIGGQAVPAQRMALLANDTSADGVVIEAPGSARALLIAGHPLNEPIAQYGPFVMNTNQEIYQALSDFRDGRLGEAASPAPGDKSIK
- a CDS encoding ABC transporter ATP-binding protein; the protein is MHEILKVSNLSKTYASGFHALKGINLTIRSGEIFALLGPNGAGKTTLISIICGIVNPSAGSVTVDGHDILREYRAARSLIGLVPQELTTDAFETVWATVSFSRGLFGKPRNPRYVETVLKSLSLWDKKDNRIMTLSGGMKRRVLIAKALAHEPKILFLDEPTAGVDVELRRDMWQLVRELRDTGVTVILTTHYIEEAEEMADRIGVMSKGELILVKNKKDLMHELGKKQLELQLQQPLPNLPAALSIYPLELSKDGLELTYTYDAQDESVGIGVLLKALSDAGIQFKDLHTTQSSLEDIFVGLVREPQ